The Juglans regia cultivar Chandler chromosome 10, Walnut 2.0, whole genome shotgun sequence genome includes the window CTAATGACTTGGTTCTTTACTTTACCTTAACCTTCATCTGGTTGTTTGGATTCCTCTATTGGATATGTGCTTGATTTCAAAAGAGATCATGTTACTGTATGCGaatacatgaatttttattgggATTGGTTGcgtcttgttttaaaaaaattatcaacgatagtatttgatttgattttgtatttgtGTTCGTATTCATATTTGGGATTTTAGATAGGGTATCCAAAGCCCTTTGTAGACGGTGGTATTTGGCTTCTGCTTCTTGTTGGCTATGGGGGATTGTGAACCTACGGCTCCGGAATTAGATGGAGAAGAACACTTAATTGCTGCCGCCAAATACATTGTTAAAGCGTTGGGGTCAAATAAGAACCTTACAGATGATGCTAGGAAAACTTTGGCAGAACTTGGCACCCAATTGTCCAATATGACTGTGCTAAATGAAAATAAGGGTGATGGGATTAGTGAGATCAAGGATAGGCTTAATGCTGTTGAGGAGAAGATCATGAATTGGGAGGAAGATCGGTCTATGATATGGGACTCGGGACCAGAAGAAGTGTCTGAGTACCTGAATGCCGTGGGTGAGGCACAAAAATTGACTGAAAGATTAGAGAATCTGTGTCTAAATAAAGATGACGATGAGTATAAGTTGTTACAAAGGGCTCACGATGTTCTTCAGAAGGCGATGGAAAGGCTTGAGGAGGAGTTCAGGCACATACTTATGGAGAACAGGCAGCCTTTTGAGCCAGAGCACATGTCTTTTCGATACACTGAAGAGGATGTTGTGGATGGGGTCTCAATTATCTCTTTTGGGGATGAGTCAATTGAGGAGTCGCTTCACAGAGACAGCGTCAGCAGGGCCTCTGAGGAATATATCATTGATTTGATAAATCCAGAGGTGATTCCTGAGCTCAGAGGCATTGTGAATTTGATGTCCAATTTGAATTATGAGCAGGAATGTTACCAGGTGTACACCAGTGTCAGGAAGGATGCCTTGGATGAGTGCCTCTTCATTCTTGAAATGGAGAAACTAAGCATTGAAGACGTGCTGAGGATGGAATGGGCGAACTTGAATTCCAAAATCAAACGGTGGGTACGAACAATGAAGATCTTTGTGCGGGTCTATCTTGCTAGCGAGAAATGGCTCAGTGATCAGATTTTTGGAGAGCTTGGATCAGATAATCAAGTTTGCTTTGTGGAGCCATCCAAGGCTGCAATGTTGCAGCTTCTGAATTTTGGTGAAGCCATGTCTATAGGTCCTCATCAACCAGAAAAATTGCCTCGCATTCTTGATATGTATGAGGTACTAGCTGATCTTCTTCCAGATATAGATGCTTTATTCTCAGATGAGGCTGGCTCTTCAGTTAGAATTGAGTGTCACGATGTTCTAAGGAGATTGGGAAATACTGTTAGGGCAACATTTCTTGAATTTAAGAATGCAATTGCATCAAATGCGTCAACAAACCCTTTTGCAGGAGGTGGAATTCACCATCTGACCAGATATGTCATGAATTACATAAAGTTTCTAACCGACTACAGTGAGACCCTTAATTTACTGCTCAAGGACCATGATGCGGAGGATCCCAATTCATTGTCACCTGACATGAGTCCAATTACAGAAGAGGAGAACAAAAGACGAAATTCTTCAGGCAGGATTTCCCCAATGGCTCACCACTTCCAATCAATTGCTTCAATTCTGCAAAGCAGCCTT containing:
- the LOC108986448 gene encoding exocyst complex component EXO70E2-like, coding for MGDCEPTAPELDGEEHLIAAAKYIVKALGSNKNLTDDARKTLAELGTQLSNMTVLNENKGDGISEIKDRLNAVEEKIMNWEEDRSMIWDSGPEEVSEYLNAVGEAQKLTERLENLCLNKDDDEYKLLQRAHDVLQKAMERLEEEFRHILMENRQPFEPEHMSFRYTEEDVVDGVSIISFGDESIEESLHRDSVSRASEEYIIDLINPEVIPELRGIVNLMSNLNYEQECYQVYTSVRKDALDECLFILEMEKLSIEDVLRMEWANLNSKIKRWVRTMKIFVRVYLASEKWLSDQIFGELGSDNQVCFVEPSKAAMLQLLNFGEAMSIGPHQPEKLPRILDMYEVLADLLPDIDALFSDEAGSSVRIECHDVLRRLGNTVRATFLEFKNAIASNASTNPFAGGGIHHLTRYVMNYIKFLTDYSETLNLLLKDHDAEDPNSLSPDMSPITEEENKRRNSSGRISPMAHHFQSIASILQSSLDDKSKLYKETSLQHFFLMNNIHYMAQKVKGSELRHIFADEWIRKQNWKFQQHAMSYERASWSSILSLLKDDGIQNPGSNSISRALLKERVRSFYLAFEEIYKTQTAWVIPDIQLREDLRISTSLKVIQAYRTFVGRHANHLSDKHIKYSADDLESYLLDFFEGSPKSLQNSSRR